The following are from one region of the Mustela lutreola isolate mMusLut2 chromosome 9, mMusLut2.pri, whole genome shotgun sequence genome:
- the KCNK15 gene encoding potassium channel subfamily K member 15, which yields MRKQSVRTAALILCILSYLLVGAAVFDALESEAERGRQRLLAQKRGEFRRKYGFSAEDYRELERLALQAEPHRAGRQWKFAGSFYFAITVITTIGYGHAAPGTDSGKVFCMFYALLGIPLTLVTFQSLGERLNALVRRLLLAAKRCLGLPRPRVSTENMVVAGLLVCATTLALGAAAFAHFEGWTFFHAYYYCFITLTTIGFGDFVALQSDEALQRKPPYVAFSFLYILLGLTVIGAFLNLVVLRFLAASTDAPERAARRSSPLRLGAPESRGRSPPRRPIRARGSTSVSSRVYQLQMGARDNLGFSPPSSPEAVGSGGAGRLPARRKSI from the exons ATGAGGAAGCAGAGCGTGCGCACGGCCGCGCTCATCCTGTGCATCCTGTCCTACCTGCTGGTGGGCGCCGCCGTCTTCGACGCGCTCGAGTCCGAGGCGGAGCGCGGCCGCCAGCGGCTGCTGGCCCAGAAGCGCGGCGAGTTCCGCAGGAAGTACGGCTTCTCGGCCGAGGACTACCGCGAGCTGGAGCGCCTGGCGCTGCAGGCCGAGCCGCACCGCGCCGGCCGCCAGTGGAAGTTCGCCGGCTCCTTCTACTTCGCCATCACCGTCATCACCACCATCG GGTATGGCCACGCCGCGCCAGGCACAGACTCGGGCAAGGTCTTCTGCATGTTCTATGCGCTCCTGGGCATCCCCCTGACGCTGGTCACCTTCCAGAGCCTGGGCGAGCGCCTGAATGCGCTGGTGCGGCGCCTCCTGCTGGCGGCCAAGCGCTGCCTGGGGCTGCCGCGGCCACGGGTGTCCACCGAGAACATGGTAGTGGCCGGGCTGCTGGTATGCGCCACAACCCTGGCCCTCGGGGCCGCTGCCTTTGCGCACTTCGAGGGTTGGACCTTCTTCCACGCCTACTACTACTGCTTCATCACCCTCACCACCATCGGCTTCGGCGACTTCGTGGCGCTGCAGAGCGACGAGGCGCTGCAGAGGAAGCCGCCCTACGTGGCCTTCAGCTTCCTCTACATCCTCCTGGGGCTCACGGTCATCGGCGCCTTCCTCAACCTCGTGGTCCTGCGCTTCCTGGCGGCCAGCACCGACGCTCCCGAGCGCGCCGCCCGCCGCTCCAGCCCGCTCCGCCTGGGGGCGCCCGAGAGCCGCGGCcgctccccgccccgccgccccatCCGCGCCCGGGGCTCCACCTCCGTGTCCTCGCGCGTGTACCAGCTGCAGATGGGGGCCCGCGACAACCTGGGCTTCTCGCCTCCCTCCAGTCCTGAGGCTGTGGGCAGCGGCGGGGCGGGCAGGCTCCCGGCCCGGCGGAAGTCCATCTGA